One genomic region from Papaver somniferum cultivar HN1 unplaced genomic scaffold, ASM357369v1 unplaced-scaffold_24, whole genome shotgun sequence encodes:
- the LOC113341097 gene encoding cellulose synthase A catalytic subunit 1 [UDP-forming]-like — MEAKAGLVAGSHNRNEFVMIRNEGDAGLKPSKNLNGQVCQICGDTVGVTEKGDVFVACNECAFPVCRPCYEYERREGNRSCPQCKTRYKRLKGSPRVEGDDEEDDIDDLENEFARRQWQGEDVDLSSSSRHESQLPIPRLTNGRQVSGEMPATPDNQSVRTTHSGPLGSEKRALSYIDPSQPVPVRVVDPSKDLNSYGLGSVDWKERVEGWKLKQEKNITQMSSRYPEGKGDMEGTGSNGEVLPVADDARQPMSRIVPISNSHLTPYRIVIILRLIILGFFLQYRVTHPVDEAYALWLVSVICEIWFALSWILDQFPKWYPINRETYLDRLAIRYDRPGEPSQLAPVDIFVSTVDPLKEPPLVTANTVLSILAVDYPVDKVSCYVSDDGSAMLTFESLSETSEFARKWVPFCKKHNIEPRAPEFYFQQKIDYLKDKIQPSFVKERRSMKREYEEFKVRINALVAKAQKMPEEGWTMQDGTPWPGNNPRDHPGMIQVFLGHSGGLDTDGNELPRLVYVSREKRPGFQHHKKAGAMNALVRVSAVLTNGAYLLNVDCDHYFNNSQAVREAMCFMMDPAYGKRTCYVQFPQRFDGIDLHDRYANRNIVFFDINLKALDGVQGPVYVGTGCCFNRQALYGYDPVLSEADLEPNIIIKSCCGGSRKKGRNGNKKYNDKKRGMKRSESNVPIFNMEDIDEGVEGYEDERSLLMSQKSLEKRFGQSPVFISSTFMEQGGIPQSTNPASLLKEAIHVISCGYEDKSEWGKEIGWIYGSVTEDILTGFKMHARGWISVYCVPPRPAFKGSAPINLSDRLNQVLRWALGSIEILLSRHCPIWYGYSGRLRLLERLAYINTIVYPLTSLPLLAYCILPAICLLTGKFIIPEISNYAGIWFILLFLSIAVTGVLELRWSGVGIDDWWRNEQFWVIGGTSAHLFAVFQGLLKVLGGIDTNFTVTSKATDDEGDFAELYLFKWTALLIPPTTVLIVNMVGIVAGVSYAINSGYQSWGPLFGKLFFAIWVILHLYPFLKGLLGRQNRTPTIVIVWSILLASIFSLLWVRIDPFTSAATKAAARGQQCGINC, encoded by the exons ATGGAAGCAAAGGCGGGATTGGTAGCTGGTTCTCATAATCGAAATGAGTTTGTTATGATAAGAAATGAAGGAGATGCCGGG TTGAAGCCATCGAAAAATTTGAATGGTCAAGTGTGTCAGATCTGTGGGGATACTGTCGGGGTTACTGAGAAAGGTGACGTATTTGTTGCTTGTAATGAGTGTGCATTCCCGGTTTGTCGACCTTGTTATGAGTACGAGAGAAGAGAGGGGAATCGCTCTTGTCCCCAGTGCAAGACTCGATACAAAAGACTCAAAG GGAGTCCAAGAGTTGAGGGagatgatgaagaggatgatatCGATGACCTTGAGAATGAGTTTGCAAGGAGGCAGTGGCAAGGAGAAGACGTCGACCTCTCTTCATCCTCTAGACATGAGTCACAACTCCCTATTCCACGTCTTACTAATGGTCGCCAA GTATCTGGAGAAATGCCTGCAACACCAGATAACCAGTCAGTGCGAACCACGCATTCAGGTCCTCTGGGAAGTGAAAAGCGTGCTCTTTCTTATATTGACCCTAGTCAACCAG TTCCCGTGAGAGTTGTGGACCCCTCAAAGGACTTGAATTCTTATGGACTTGGTAGTGTTGATTGGAAAGAAAGAGTTGAGGGCTGGAAGCTCAAACAGGAGAAAAATATTACGCAAATGAGCAGTAGATATCCTGAGGGAAAGGGAGACATGGAAGGAACTGGTTCAAATGGAGAAGTTCTACCAGT GGCTGACGATGCCCGTCAACCAATGAGTCGGATTGTGCCTATTTCTAATTCCCACCTGACCCCTTACCGTATTGTGATCATACTTCGGCTTATTATCCTGGGTTTTTTCTTGCAATACCGTGTTACCCACCCAGTTGACGAGGCTTACGCGTTATGGTTGGTGTCAGTTATTTGTGAGATCTGGTTTGCCTTGTCTTGGATTCTTGATCAATTTCCGAAATGGTATCCTATCAATCGAGAGACTTACCTTGACCGTCTCGCTATAAG ATATGATCGACCAGGGGAGCCTTCGCAGTTAGCTCCAGTAGATATCTTTGTCAGTACAGTGGATCCTCTCAAAGAGCCTCCTCTAGTGACAGCTAATACTGTGCTGTCCATTCTTGCCGTGGATTATCCTGTTGACAAAGTGTCTTGCTATGTTTCGGATGATGGGTCTGCAATGTTGACCTTTGAGTCCCTATCTGAAACCTCAGAATTTGCAAGAAAGTGGGTCCCTTTCTGCAAGAAGCACAATATTGAACCTAGGGCTCCTGAATTCTACTTTCAGCAGAAGATAGATTACTTGAAGGACAAGATACAACCTTCTTTTGTCAAAGAGAGGAGATCAATGAAG AGAGAATACGAGGAATTCAAGGTTAGAATCAATGCTCTAGTAGCGAAAGCACAGAAAATGCCAGAAGAAGGTTGGACGATGCAGGATGGAACTCCTTGGCCTGGAAATAACCCTAGGGATCACCCTGGCATGATCCAG GTGTTCTTAGGACACAGTGGAGGGCTTGATACCGATGGAAATGAGCTACCTCGACTTGTGTATGTTTCTCGTGAGAAGCGACCAGGTTTCCAACATCACAAGAAAGCTGGTGCAATGAATGCTTTG GTTCGAGTGTCAGCTGTTCTTACCAACGGTGCCTATCTTCTGAATGTCGATTGTGATCACTACTTCAATAACAGTCAAGCTGTTAGAGAGGCCATGTGTTTCATGATGGACCCTGCATATGGAAAGAGAACCTGTTATGTTCAATTCCCACAGAGATTTGACGGCATTGATCTTCACGATCGATATGCCAATCGCAACATTGTCTTCTTTGAT ATCAATTTAAAAGCGTTGGATGGCGTCCAAGGTCCAGTTTATGTGGGAACAGGATGCTGTTTTAACAGACAAGCTCTATATGGTTATGATCCAGTCCTCAGTGAAGCTGACTTGGAGCCTAACATTATTATTAAGAGCTGTTGTGGTGGATCAAGAAAGAAGGGAAGAAATGGAAACAAGAAGTACAATGATAAAAAGCGAGGAATGAAACGAAGTGAATCTAATGTTCCCATTTTCAACATGGAAGACATTGACGAAGGCGTGGAAG GCTACGAAGATGAAAGATCACTTCTTATGTCTCAGAAGAGCTTAGAGAAGCGATTTGGTCAGTCCCCAGTTTTTATTTCATCAACATTCATGGAGCAAGGTGGGATACCACAATCAACCAATCCTGCATCTCTTCTGAAAGAAGCCATTCACGTCATTAGCTGTGGTTACGAGGATAAGTCCGAATGGGGTAAAGAG ATTGGTTGGATTTATGGGTCTGTGACAGAAGATATTTTGACTGGATTCAAAATGCATGCTCGAGGATGGATATCTGTTTATTGTGTGCCTCCTCGTCCTGCCTTTAAGGGATCTGCTCCAATCAATCTTTCAGATCGTTTGAATCAAGTTCTTCGATGGGCCTTGGGATCCATTGAAATTCTTCTAAGTAGGCATTGCCCCATTTGGTATGGTTACAGTGGAAGATTGAGGTTGTTAGAAAGATTAGCATACATAAATACCATCGTGTACCCTCTCACCTCACTTCCGCTACTTGCGTACTGTATACTGCCTGCAATTTGTCTTCTTACTGGGAAATTTATCATCCCTGAG ATAAGCAACTATGCTGGTATCTGGTTTATTCTACTCTTTCTTTCCATTGCTGTTACTGGAGTCCTTGAGCTCCGATGGAGTGGTGTCGGGATTGATGATTGGTGGAGAAATGAGCAGTTTTGGGTCATTGGTGGTACATCTGCACATCTTTTCGCTGTCTTCCAAGGTCTATTGAAGGTTCTTGGTGGTATTGATACCAACTTCACAGTCACATCCAAGGCAACCGATGACGAAGGGGACTTTGCCGAGCTTTACCTTTTCAAATGGACTGCTCTTCTCATCCCTCCAACTACTGTCCTCATTGTGAACATGGTGGGTATCGTTGCAGGTGTTTCATATGCGATAAACAGTGGATACCAATCATGGGGTCCACTCTTTGGCAAATTGTTTTTCGCCATCTGGGTCATTCTTCATCTGTACCCTTTCTTGAAGGGTTTGTTAGGTCGCCAGAATCGTACCCCAACCATTGTTATCGTGTGGTCAATCCTCCTGGCTTCCATCTTCTCACTGCTGTGGGTTCGTATCGATCCTTTCACCTCTGCTGCCACAAAAGCTGCTGCAAGAGGTCAGCAGTGTGGTATCAACTGCTAA
- the LOC113341098 gene encoding myosin-2 heavy chain, non muscle-like: MAAKPEEEEAVRLKTLAEEKYKQSELESALEYAKQAESLNQNLDGISELVTTYSILQEASSSSPTPNWYKILQVESFSHINIIKKQYRKLALTLHPDKNPSCSASEEAFKHVSEAFRLLSDKNRKKDFDVKLKIAMQSAAVSSNGTHDDGAEKVDMFEAKCSSCKSVHQFERRKFIGQSLVCPRCEKSFVAEEMRVNDGKLDVDDETRVAVVDRSRRKRKATITDFLDRIGLTSKVPKKKVKFADEMTLSEMQIEAKRKNEEGTVGTDKDTGKEKEKTLKVKEMMDKGEKEKMTLKEMAENIEKKKKMDAVQNAEKVNEKTMTLKDMLKKMEEEKEQKMKLVENAGKLKEKKVKKVKDITEILGTEKAMTLKEMLGDIEKKKEKKTKTVETTEKDTAKEGETLKEKTLTLKEMVEKLGKAKGKESKDKTEEPEKAKDEDKVEKKSKGKKKGKEKKNKKKKEKGKEREERVVVAVSERSNVVAVSERSNDLEAMAVEDSDFYSFDKDRSERCFKKCQIWAAYGDDDGMPRHYGLVDEIISLNPFKVKVSWLDLQGKGDNVSSSLEGSGCQISCGKFKVDGKTVVNSVNIFSHIVECERVAREIYMIYPKKGSVWALYGGSDRHDLNQMNVVNGCYDIVVILTNYSEMHGLSVAYLDKVKWFKTIFERREIGGHAVRWLEKDNVRLFSHQIPSRKLLGTEAPGLPKDCWELDPAALPQDLLVVEKEYLLGAA; encoded by the coding sequence ATGGCGGCAAAACCAGAGGAAGAAGAAGCTGTAAGGCTAAAAACCCTAGCTGAAGAAAAATACAAACAATCAGAACTAGAATCAGCGTTAGAATACGCGAAACAAGCAGAATCTCTGAATCAAAACCTCGACGGAATCAGTGAATTAGTAACTACATATAGCATTCTCCAAgaggcatcatcatcatcaccaacacCAAATTGGTACAAAATCCTCCAGGTAGAATCTTTTTCTCATATAAATATTATCAAGAAACAGTATAGAAAACTTGCCCTAACTCTCCATCCAGATAAAAATCCATCTTGTTCGGCTTCTGAAGAAGCATTTAAACATGTTAGTGAAGCATTTAGGTTACTTTCAGATAAAAATAGGAAGAAAGATTTTGATGTTAAGCTTAAAATTGCTATGCAATCGGCAGCCGTTTCAAGTAATGGTACTCATGATGATGGAGCTGAGAAAGTTGATATGTTTGAAGCAAAATGTTCGAGTTGTAAATCAGTTCATCAATTTGAGAGGAGGAAGTTTATTGGTCAGAGTTTAGTTTGCCCTAGATGTGAAAAGAGTTTTGTAGCTGAAGAAATGAGGGTTAATGATGGTAAATTGGATGTTGATGATGAAACTAGGGTTGCGGTGGTGGATAGGAGTCGGAGAAAGCGTAAAGCTACTATTACTGATTTCTTGGATAGGATAGGATTAACATCGAAAGTACCTAAGAAGAAGGTGAAATTCGCTGACGAAATGACTTTGTCGGAAATGCAAATAGAAGCCAAGCGTAAAAATGAGGAGGGAACGGTAGGAACGGATAAAGACAcggggaaggagaaggagaaaacgtTGAAAGTGAAGGAAATGATGGATAAAGGGGAAAAGGAGAAAATGACATTGAAAGAAATGGCAGAGAAcatcgagaagaagaagaagatggacgCAGTGCAGAACGCAGAAAAGGTGAATGAGAAGACTATGACATTGAAGGATATGTTGAAGAAAATGGAGGAGGAGAAAGAGCAGAAGATGAAGCTAGTGGAAAACGCTGGAAAGTTGAAAGAGAAAAAGGTGAAAAAAGTGAAAGACATAACGGAGATATTGGGGACGGAGAAAGCAATGACATTGAAGGAAATGCTGGGAGACattgagaagaaaaaggaaaagaagaccAAAACAGTGGAAACCACGGAAAAAGACACAGCGAAAGAAGGAGAAACGTTAAAAGAGAAAACGCTGACATTGAAAGAAATGGTGGAGAAACTGGGAAAGGCCAAGGGGAAAGAATCGAAAGATAAGACGGAGGAACCAGAAAAGGCCAAGGACGAAGACAAAGTGGAGAAGAAAAGTAAGggaaaaaagaaagggaaggagaagaagaataaaaagaagaaagagaagggaaaggaaagGGAAGAgagagttgttgttgcagtttctGAGAGAAGTAATGTTGTTGCAGTTTCTGAGAGAAGTAATGATCTTGAAGCTATGGCAGTGGAAGATTCGGATTTTTATAGCTTTGATAAGGATAGGTCAGAGCGCTGTTTTAAGAAATGTCAAATATGGGCTGCTTATGGTGATGATGATGGAATGCCTCGGCATTATGGTTTAGTGGATGAAATTATCTCGTTAAATCCATTTAAGGTGAAAGTGAGTTGGTTAGACTTGCAAGGAAAAGGAGACAATGTATCGTCATCCTTGGAAGGATCAGGTTGTCAGATTTCATGCGGCAAGTTTAAGGTTGACGGGAAGACTGTTGTGAATTCTGTGAATATCTTCTCTCATATTGTAGAATGTGAAAGGGTGGCTAGAGAGATTTACATGATTTACCCAAAAAAGGGTTCAGTCTGGGCACTTTATGGGGGTTCAGATAGACATGATTTAAACCAAATGAATGTAGTTAATGGATGTTATGATATAGTTGTAATTCTCACTAATTATAGTGAGATGCATGGTTTGAGTGTAGCATATCTTGATAAGGTTAAATGGTTCAAGACGATTTTTGAGAGACGTGAAATCGGTGGTCATGCTGTTAGGTGGCTTGAGAAAGACAATGTTCGACTATTTTCTCATCAGATTCCTTCAAGGAAGCTCTTGGGGACAGAGGCTCCAGGCCTTCCAAAAGATTGTTGGGAGCTTGACCCTGCTGCACTTCCTCAAGATTTACTTGTTGTCGAGAAAGAGTACTTGCTTGGAGCAGCTTGA